A section of the Methanocaldococcus sp. FS406-22 genome encodes:
- a CDS encoding DEAD/DEAH box helicase family protein, whose amino-acid sequence MNLNNFYESTINGVFFQYCFEAGLLYKNAKCYEVEGVGIYDEYYDDCRKYYRGPKSKLDVKYYSNILQFYKDLDYHTTTFKSIKDVIEENLEDILKDFKKYYSTKESSFTEKISNANELISNLEYTNLYIILYSALHTSMVFIEAINKHFPNKNLEIWCDIGIKDDIEYLKPDIIIVDEDETENEAKNFLAVGDLKAPKQLLNALNMGDIFNENMNLITVNEGKFLEKLHIPEYVTPSHFMHIANTQNKLFKIMRYAKKLKVQKIYWITPLKIYYYDNSDKLQYELLKFHEELINKLSKNEYFERNERFGILDYKKHLSSGDYYIKKEDGKLIIGNDVIGYIKEYKGFSKIKLKPYKIRSDEATLLLSRGFHRYKFSELLNSDDDIIINASGQGVGKNSVLEDYLKSTNAKILLITPRKIIINEMFNRLNGLRRNNDEKLKVAKCYRKERLEFTTKNRVHAYKIYDAENSSDKFFKLISENYDAILTTSQTLRFILTKINQINTEIKYVDDLKNKLEYKKLKNRLFDAEKMLAYKKFFQYFDLIVIDEYSANPDDVKSSILELIVVLNELKRAFPEEKFAKIVITDASLTDLEGFVDQLQRFVKKYSNGERVFYDKITMDVKPNLYTTIKREDITINGNEIYVEDILINDYLKKEEDITTIKNKITQSTKLQYYHNNFEIDNLSISVFKVHFKLPLTLYIHNSEIVEVNRKEDLLEKFAKKIIEHCKNTLKDRFDEAILNGEVVFYCDNIMLCDVLERELIKEYGNRDLFVVLHSQTDAERITKKLKDKDMKINIIGTSSLAYGVSLEKHKFLFIIPPYPESGWESTFYKDVRHIEKIRQVINRLRGSKIKSVYINALDFIFCDENEDKNIKVRYRYYDIKSTFKNIILNDNVVIKPQCVYLPLQTWNRLLFNNYDKKSEYKLLSSYIFAVEFFAQIRSALLQCGFKVNDFVNVNVKDLSILSNLYLVTSPMLTPFQIKNIKLFVGYDAVGGIVHLKRLVDYCLYILNECCENPDLTMPKGISLLAYVILKELNVKECKDGDIKVNLDGKIRLYKKAEIHKIIDEKFKSSKLNEKDFVNDILSKVYREVLKNCNIIMTLYLFNALFDDKELVSELYPFMHALIPPLLNVDVGNCINKCIVKLTIEDKDFDERKKSIGILTTHPLLSRKDDKLVMKLIREICYTHCICENQLPIPRLNKLVESG is encoded by the coding sequence ATGAACTTAAATAATTTCTATGAATCTACAATCAATGGAGTATTTTTCCAATATTGTTTTGAAGCTGGTTTATTATATAAAAATGCTAAGTGCTATGAAGTTGAGGGAGTAGGCATTTATGATGAGTATTATGATGACTGTAGGAAATATTATAGAGGTCCAAAATCTAAATTAGATGTGAAATACTATTCCAACATACTACAATTCTATAAAGATTTGGATTATCACACTACAACGTTCAAATCTATAAAGGATGTGATAGAAGAGAATTTAGAAGATATATTAAAAGATTTTAAAAAATATTATTCTACTAAAGAAAGCTCATTCACGGAGAAAATCTCAAATGCTAACGAATTAATTTCTAATTTAGAATATACAAATCTGTATATTATTTTATACTCCGCCTTACATACTTCGATGGTATTTATTGAGGCAATTAATAAACATTTCCCAAACAAAAATTTAGAAATATGGTGTGATATTGGGATTAAAGATGATATTGAATACTTAAAACCAGATATTATAATTGTGGATGAAGATGAAACTGAAAATGAAGCTAAAAATTTTTTAGCTGTTGGGGACTTAAAAGCTCCAAAACAACTCTTAAATGCCTTAAATATGGGAGATATATTTAACGAAAATATGAATTTGATAACAGTTAATGAAGGAAAATTTTTGGAAAAACTACATATCCCAGAATACGTTACTCCATCTCATTTTATGCATATTGCCAATACTCAAAATAAACTCTTTAAAATTATGAGATACGCTAAAAAACTCAAAGTTCAAAAAATCTATTGGATTACTCCACTAAAAATATATTACTATGACAATAGTGATAAATTACAATATGAATTGCTCAAATTTCATGAGGAGCTTATTAACAAATTATCAAAAAATGAATATTTTGAACGTAATGAGCGTTTTGGTATTTTAGATTATAAAAAACATCTTAGTAGTGGAGATTACTACATTAAAAAAGAAGACGGGAAATTAATTATTGGAAATGATGTCATTGGGTATATAAAAGAATATAAGGGTTTTAGCAAAATAAAATTAAAACCTTACAAAATTCGTTCTGATGAAGCAACTTTGTTATTATCAAGAGGTTTCCATAGATATAAATTTAGTGAATTGTTAAATAGTGATGATGATATTATAATAAATGCTTCAGGGCAGGGAGTTGGTAAGAACTCTGTTTTAGAGGATTACTTAAAAAGCACTAATGCCAAAATATTATTAATCACTCCGAGAAAAATTATCATCAATGAGATGTTTAATAGACTAAATGGTCTAAGAAGAAATAACGATGAAAAACTCAAAGTTGCAAAGTGTTATAGAAAAGAGAGATTAGAATTTACCACCAAAAACAGAGTTCATGCATATAAAATCTATGATGCAGAGAATAGTAGTGATAAGTTCTTTAAACTTATATCTGAAAATTATGATGCCATATTAACAACTTCACAAACTTTGAGATTTATATTAACAAAAATTAACCAGATAAACACAGAAATTAAATATGTAGATGATTTAAAAAATAAATTAGAGTATAAAAAATTAAAAAATAGATTATTCGATGCCGAGAAAATGTTAGCATATAAAAAATTTTTCCAATATTTTGATTTGATAGTTATAGATGAATATTCTGCCAATCCAGATGATGTCAAATCATCAATTTTAGAGTTAATTGTTGTCTTAAACGAACTAAAAAGAGCATTTCCAGAAGAAAAATTTGCTAAAATTGTTATAACAGATGCAAGCTTAACGGACTTAGAAGGTTTTGTAGATCAACTACAAAGATTTGTAAAGAAATATAGTAATGGGGAAAGAGTATTTTATGATAAGATAACGATGGATGTTAAACCCAACTTATATACCACTATCAAAAGAGAAGATATTACTATCAACGGCAACGAGATTTATGTTGAAGATATTTTAATAAATGATTATTTAAAAAAGGAAGAGGATATTACCACTATTAAAAACAAAATAACACAGAGCACCAAATTACAATATTACCACAATAATTTTGAGATAGATAACTTATCAATTTCAGTGTTTAAAGTGCATTTTAAACTACCTTTAACTTTATATATCCACAATAGTGAAATAGTAGAGGTTAATAGGAAAGAGGATTTATTGGAAAAATTTGCTAAGAAGATTATTGAACACTGTAAAAATACTTTAAAAGATAGGTTTGATGAGGCAATATTAAATGGGGAGGTAGTGTTTTATTGTGATAATATAATGCTATGCGATGTTTTAGAAAGAGAATTAATTAAAGAGTATGGTAATAGGGATTTGTTTGTTGTATTGCACTCTCAAACTGATGCTGAAAGAATTACAAAAAAATTAAAAGATAAAGATATGAAAATAAATATTATTGGAACGTCATCTTTAGCTTATGGAGTCTCATTAGAAAAGCATAAATTTTTGTTTATAATCCCACCATATCCAGAATCGGGATGGGAATCCACATTTTATAAAGATGTTAGACACATTGAAAAGATAAGACAGGTTATAAATAGACTGAGAGGGTCTAAAATAAAAAGTGTCTATATTAACGCATTGGATTTTATATTTTGTGATGAAAATGAAGATAAGAATATAAAAGTTAGATATAGGTACTATGACATTAAATCAACGTTTAAAAATATTATATTAAATGATAATGTTGTTATAAAACCGCAATGTGTGTATTTACCTTTACAAACATGGAACAGATTGTTATTCAATAATTATGATAAAAAATCAGAATATAAGTTGCTAAGCTCATACATTTTTGCAGTTGAGTTTTTTGCACAAATTAGAAGTGCATTATTACAGTGTGGTTTCAAAGTTAATGATTTCGTAAATGTAAATGTGAAGGATTTGTCAATACTATCTAATTTATATTTAGTAACTTCACCAATGCTTACTCCATTTCAGATAAAGAATATAAAATTGTTTGTTGGTTATGATGCAGTCGGAGGAATAGTTCATTTAAAAAGGTTAGTCGATTATTGTTTATACATATTAAATGAATGTTGTGAAAATCCAGATTTAACAATGCCTAAGGGAATATCACTATTAGCTTACGTAATTCTGAAAGAACTAAATGTTAAAGAATGTAAAGATGGAGATATTAAAGTAAATTTAGATGGGAAAATTAGATTATATAAAAAAGCTGAAATTCATAAAATCATTGATGAAAAGTTTAAGAGCAGTAAGTTGAATGAGAAAGATTTTGTTAATGACATTTTATCTAAAGTATATAGGGAAGTTTTGAAAAATTGTAATATTATAATGACATTATATCTATTTAATGCATTATTCGATGATAAAGAGTTAGTTTCTGAATTATACCCATTTATGCATGCTTTAATACCACCATTATTGAATGTGGATGTTGGAAATTGTATAAACAAATGCATTGTTAAACTAACTATTGAGGATAAAGATTTTGATGAACGTAAAAAAAGTATTGGTATTTTGACAACACATCCATTACTATCGAGAAAAGACGATAAATTGGTAATGAAATTGATAAGAGAGATTTGTTATACACATTGTATTTGTGAAAATCAACTTCCAATACCGAGATTAAATAAGTTAGTTGAGTCTGGCTAA